From the Purpureocillium takamizusanense chromosome 6, complete sequence genome, one window contains:
- a CDS encoding uncharacterized protein (COG:S~EggNog:ENOG503P7IE) has product MHALTRLLSAASVRKPPTAPSMLHLIFDFDGTITRADTINTLATSAIALQRSRTGRDLAPAWDAAVREYLAEYAAHRDSYVPEEQRRTCVGQEARFLKSLKGLEDASLDRVSRAGIFAGLSEADLRQLGADAAAAGDIVVRDGFGELLHLAHQRGWKTDIVSVNWSCAFISGVLGTASHQYQDQPVRIIANETDPLNGHISGPSFLGTRLTTSTDKFRAMRHLLAGHGDDTLHVVYFGDSTTDLECLLHARRAVVLASNEDRSSLLQTLGRVDHPVAHIDAQPPHQESQANNYTSWARDFNEVLASHLFRDTDESR; this is encoded by the coding sequence ATGCACGCCCTCACCCGCCTCCTCTCTGCAGCCTCAGTTCGAAAGCCCCCTACCGCACCCAGCATGTTGCATCTCATCTTCGACTTTGACGGCACCATCACGCGCGCCGACACCATCAACACGCTCGCCAcgtccgccatcgccctgcAGCGCTCCCGCACCGGCCGCGACCTCGCGCCAGCCTgggacgccgccgtccgcgagTACCTGGCCGAGTATGCAGCGCACAGAGACTCGTACGTgcccgaggagcagcgccggACCTGTGTGGGCCAGGAAGCGCGCTTCCTCAAGAGCctcaagggcctcgaggatgccTCCCTTGACCGGGTGAGCCGGGCTGGCATCTTCGCAGGGCTCTCCGAGGCCGACCTGCGCCAGCtgggcgccgatgccgccgccgcgggagaCATCGTCGTGCGGGACGGCTTCGGTGAGCTGCTCCATCTGGCCCACCAAAGGGGCTGGAAGACGGATATTGTATCCGTCAACTGGTCCTGCGCCTTCATcagcggcgtcctcggcacTGCCAGCCACCAGTACCAAGACCAGCCGGtgcgcatcatcgccaacgaAACGGATCCCTTAAACGGGCACATTTCCGGCCCCTCATTCCTTGGCACCCGCTTGACTACCTCCACTGACAAGTTCCGCGCCATGCGGCACCTTctcgccggccacggcgacgacacacTCCACGTCGTCTACTTTGGGGACTCCACAACAGATCTAGAGTGCCTCCTgcacgcgcggcgggccgtcgtcctcgcctccAATGAAGATCGCTCATCTCTTTTGCAAACGCTGGGCCGCGTCGATCATCCCGTGGCACACATCGACGCGCAACCGCCGCATCAGGAGAGTCAAGCAAACAACTACACGTCCTGGGCGCGCGACTTCAACGAGGTCCTGGCCAGTCATCTTTTCAGGGACACGGATGAATCGCGTTAA